The DNA sequence TGGAATTTCGCGTTCGTACCGGTCACCTTTCATGCGGTGGGTCGGCCCGGAGACGCTGAGTGCGCCAACGACAGTGCCTTCGGGTCCGAACACGGGCGTCCCGACCGAGCGCAGACCTTTGACGTTTCCTTCGCGGTTGTACGCGACGCCGGTTTCACGGACGGTTTCGAGTTCCGCGAGGAGCTCACTCTTGGTCACGACGGTGTCCTCGGTGAGTTGTGGAAGCCCCCACTGGTCGAGCACTTCGTCTACGCGCGCCGCTGGCAGGTGAGCGAGAATCGCTTTCCCCACGGAGGTCGAGTGCAAGAAGAGCCGCGAGCCAATCCGAGAGTTCGTCTCGACTGCGTGTGGCCCCGTCGCGACGTGGACGTAGACGCCCTGCCCGTGTTCTTCGACGACGTACTGACAGCGCTCGTTCGTCTCTTGGGCTAACTCCTCTACCTTCGGCTTTGCGAGACGGTAGGCTTCCTTTCGGTTTCTGACGTACTCACCAAAGTTCAGAAACGAGAGGCCGATGTGGTAGGTGTCACCCTCTTTGGTGACGTGCCCGGCTTCGTGTAGCGTGGTCAGGTGGCGATGAATCGTGCTGTTCGCATAGCCAGTGTGTTCGCCCAACTCAATGATTCGCGCACCGTCGAGTTCTTTCAGCGCCGCAAGGATAACGAACGTCCGCTCAACCGACTTAACCCGGCTTTGGTGTTCGTTCATGCGTGAGTACTAGCGCGAGACCCTATATAGTATTCTGCATCGTGGAATCGACATCGCGACAGATGGGAGAGCGGCGCGCTGCCGCATCGTTCGCAATGGTGAACTCTCAAAGCAGGGACAAAAACGGTGTTTGTTTATGCGAGGCCGAGGTCGGAGAGAAGTTTGTCGAGTTCGGCGCGCGCTCCCTCCTTGACGTTGAGGCCGTGGGTCGTAAGCGCCACGTCGAAGTCGTAGTCTGCAAGGATCTTGATGTTTTCGAGGGCGAGGTCGTTATCCGCGTTCAGTGACGGCTTGATGGGCGCGAACGCACCCGACCACTCACCGGGTGCGGCCGCGAAGCTGTTGTGGTGGACGAAGGTGTCGCCGACGAACAGCGTGCCCGTCTCCTCGTGGAGGAACGACATGTTTCCGGGCGTGTGGCCGGGGATGTGAATCGTCCGAACGCCCCAGCGAACCTCGTCGTGGCCGAGTTCGACGTCTACCTTGATGCCCTTCTCGCGCAGCACGTCGGCTTCCTGTTTTGGGACAGCGACGATGGCATCGTACTCTTCGAGCAGGCGCGGCAGTGCGCCGTAGTGGTCGGGGTCTGTGTGTTCTACGACAATGACGTCCGGGCCGCCAAAGCCGTCGAGGAAGTCGATGAGTCGGTCAACGTCCGCCTCGAATCCGGTGCCGAACAACACCGTCTGCTCGCCTTCTAAGACGTGGACGGACACGGGTTCGTTCGTCATCGGGCGCGGTGGCTCTGGGAACATCGGCCGAAGCGTCTCGAACGAGTGAATGCCTTCTGGTAACATTACTCAACGATTGGGAGAGCGCTTCAAAAAGGTTTCTGATGTGGGAACTCGATTAGTCGTCCGCTGGTTTGCTATCAGCGAGTTTTCCCTGTGCATTTTCGAGTGCACAGTGAATCGACTCGTAGCCCGTACACCGACAGAGGTTCTCGGACATGTAGTGTTTGAGCGTGTCCTTTTCTGGCTCTGGATGCTCTTCGAGCATCGCCTTCGACATCATGATCATGCCGGAGGTGCAGTAGCCACACTGGAAGCCCTCTTCTTCTAAGAACGCCTCTTGGACGGGGTCGAGTTCGTCGCCCGTGCCAAGCCCTTCGATGGTCTCTACTTCCTTGCCATCGACGTTGACCGCGAGTTCGAGACAGGAGTTGATCGGTTCGCCATCGACGTAGACGGTACAACAGCCACAGACGCCAACGCCACAGCCTTCGGTCGTTCCGGTCAGTTCGAGTTTGTCTCTCAGCAGTTCAACGAGCGTGACGTTCGGGGTGATGGCGAGTGATTCGTCATCTCCGTTTACCGTCACGTCAATATCGACGGATTGGTAGGTTTCGGTCATTTGTCTTCTGCCTCCTGAACCGCGTCAAGGACGCGCTCTGGGGTGTACGGAATCGCCTTTACGTCCGCACCGGTCGCGTTGAGGATTGCGTTTCCGATGGCTGGCGAAACCGCGAACGACCCGGTTTCACCGACCCCTTTCGCGCCGTACGGCCCGTCGGGGTGGTCCACCTCGACGATGTGGTTGCCAACCTTCTCGGGCATGTCCCGGAACGACGGCACCTTGTAGTCGAGAAGTTGCTGATTCGTCTGCTGGCCGTAATCGAACACCATCTCCTCGTGAAGCGACTGCCCGAGGGCATGGGCCGCCCCGCCGAGAATCTGCCCGCGGACGCGGTCAGGGTCAATCGCCTGCCCCACGTCTGCGGCATTCTGGAGTTCTCTCACGTACACTTTCCCGGTTTCTGTGTCCACGTCGACAACCGCGCCGGTCGCGCCGAAGAACCAGAACACGGTCACCTTGTCGGCTTGGCCGGTTTCTGGGTCGTGGTGGCCGCCTTCGGTCGTGAAGTAACCTCGGCCGAGGAGCGTGCCACCCGCTTTCCCGAACTCGGCTTTCACCGCGTCACCGAGCGACATTTCGTTGCCGGAGTCTGCGTGGCTGACGACGCCGTCTTCGACCGTAATCTCGTTTGCGGCGACGCCCCACGTCCGCGCGGCAATCCCGCGCATCTGGTCTTTCGCGTCATCGACCGCGCGCATGACGGCGTTGCCCATGTGGAACGTCGTCCGGCTACCTGCTGTGATGGTGTCGAACGGCGACGTTGCCGTGTCTGGTTGGGCTACATCGACGTAATCGATGTCGATACCGAAGCCCTCACAGACGAGCTGGGCGAGCGTGGTTTTCACGCCCTGCCCGATTTCGACGCTGCTCGAATGTACCGTCACCGAGCCGTCCCCGCTCACGATGACGAGCGCCCCCGACGAGGAGGGCGTGATGCAGGCTTTGTAGCCACACGCAATTGCCCGTCCGCGTTTCAGCGCCGGGTCGTCTGGCTGTTCGAGCGGTTTGTCCCACTCCATTGCCTCTTCGACGGCTTCGATACACTCGACGAGGCCCACAGATTTGACCGGGACGCTCGTTGGGTGGGTCGAGCCTTCCTTGTAGCCGAGGCGCTTGCGGTACTCGGTTGGGTCGAGGCCGAGTTCGACCGCGATGGTTTCCATCTGCGCTTCGTAAGCCGTCACGAGCTGTGGCACCCCGAACCCGCGGAACGCGCCGGCGGGCGGTTTGTTGGTGTACACACAGTGTGAGTCGATGCTCACGTTCTCGATTTCGTAGGGGCCGGCGGCAGTGTAGCCCGACTTCTTCGTGATGCGTGGCCCGATTTCTGCGTACGCACCCGTGTCGTAGTACACGTCACATTTGCGGCCGAGAATCGTCCCGTCGTCTGCGACGCCCGTCTTTAGGACAATTTTCGTCCCGTGGCGGGTGATGGTCGAGAACGATTCTTCGATGTCCATCTTGAGCTTCACCGTCTCGTCTGTGAGGTACGCACAGAGCGCGATAATCGGCTCCGTCTTCGCGTACAGCTTCATCCCGTAGGAGCCACCGACTTGGGGCACGCGGACGCGAACCTTCGACTGTGGCATATTGAACATCGACGCGATCTCGTTGCGCACGAAGTGCGGACTCTGATTCGGCGTCCAGATCTCCATCGTGCCGTCCTGGTTCGCCCGCGCGGTGGCGACGAACGGCTCGAACGGCATGTGTTGGACGGGTGGCGACCGATAGGTGTTCTCGAAGACGTGCGCTGCTTCTTCCAAGGCAGCGTCTACGTCGCCGTAGCGAAGGTTGAACTGGAACGCTTCGTTCGTGTCTCGGCCCCCTTCGACCTGTTCTAAGTCGGGGAAGGTGTCCGCGGCTTCGAACTCTTCGTGGATGATGGGCGCGTCGTCTGCGAGCGCGTCGTCTACGTCCTCACAGAAGTCCATCTCGTCGTAGGTCACATCGATGAGGTCGATGGCTTCCTCTGCAATGTCGCGTTCGTCTGCGATGACGGCCGCGACGGGGTCGCCAATGTAGTGAACCTTATCGAGTGCGAGGACGGGCTGGTCTTTGATTGCCGGTCCGTAGTAGGGGTTGTACCCGATTTCGTCTTGGAGTTCGTAGATGTCTTTGCGTGTGATGACCCGTCTGACGCCGGGCAGTTCGAGTGCGGCGCTCGGGTCTACGTCCACGAGTTTGCCGTGCGGGATGGTTGCCCGACAGAGCTTCACGTGTTTGACGTCGGGGAACACGAGGTCGTCACCGTATTCGACGGTGCCGTCGACCTTTTCTTTCCCGTCGATACGCTCTACGTGCTTCGAGACGCTCGAATACGCCTTCTTTCGCTCGCTCTGCTTTTGTAGACTCTTAGACATCCGCTCTCACCTTCCGGAGCGCGCGCTTCGTGAACACGCCCGCCATCTGTTCTTTGTAGTTCGCAGAGCCACGCAGGTCGCTCGACGGACTCGACTGGTCGCGTGCGAGGTCGGCAACGGCGTCGATGTGCTCATCAGAGAGGTCGCCGTCTACCACGTCGTTGACGCCATCGAGGCGCAAGACGGGGTTGTGGCTGACTGAGTTCAACAACACTTCAACGTCTTCGAACTGGTCGCCGTTTGGCGTTGCGAACGCCGCAACGCCCACACACGGCCAGTCAACCTCGGAGAAGTATCGGTGTTTCACGTACGTCCCTCGTCGCCCGGCTTCGGGTTTCGGCAGGACGATTTCCGTGACGATTTCGTTTTCTTCGAGTGCTGTCTCGTAATAGCCCTTGAGGAAGTCCGTGAGCAGGAGTTGTCTGCTGTCGTCACCCGAACTCACCACAATCTCTGCGTCGTAGCCAGCGAGCACAGGTGGTAAATCGAGGTGAACGTCCGCGTGCGAGAGATGCCCGCCGAGGGTTGCGCTGTTTCGAACGCGAACCCCCGCAATCTCTTGGAGACACTGGACGACCGTCGGGAACTTGTCTTCGATGATGGCAGACCGCTCTACGTCGCGGAGTGTCGAGAGTGCACCGATGCGCACGCTGTCGCCGTCGTCTTCGATGAAGCGGAGGTCGTCTTCTAAGCCACGGAGGTTGATGAGCAGTTCGGGCGTATAGACGCCTTCTTTCATCACGACCGTAATCGCCGTCCCACCGGCGATGACCCGACTTCCGGGATGTTCTTCCAATTGTGTACAGGCTTCCCCCACCGTCTGGGGGAACGCCATATTGAAGCGCTTCATTCTGCGAGGGCTTGATTCTCTTCGAGTTCGGTTTTCATATTATCGATGAACCGGTCGGTCATCTCTTCGCACTTGTGGCGGAATGCGCTTTCGCCAAGCGAGCCAAGGCGGCCGCGGATGGCGAACTCGATACCGATTTCACCCACCGTTTCGTCCCCGTCGGCTTCGAGCGAGAGGTCGCCATCGACAGTTGCAGACCCCGGCATCCGCCCCGACGGCTCTGCTTTCGCCTCGACTTTCGCCGAATTTGGCGGCTGTTTGTCTGTGAGTTCGATTCGTGTATCAAACGTGAGGCTCGTGTACGCCACTTTAACCTCGATTTTTGCGTTGAATACGTCCTCCTCTAACTCCTCTACATCGACACAGCCCGGAACGCAGGGTGCGACGGTTTCAGGGGTGATAAAGAAGTTCCACGTGTCTTCCACGGGTCGTGCAACCCGGAATTCTCTGGTCACTTCTGCCATAATCGGTTGTCACTGTGTAACATGTCCACGTTGTCTAAATACTTTTCGAACACGTAAACACATACCACGTGCCGGTCGTAGCTACTTTTCGATACCAATCACTGACACGACCGGGAGCTCAGCATTGAGCAGAATCGACTGGGTGGTGCTTCCGAACAGTGCTTTCCCCGTCGGGGAGCGCTTTCTCCCACCGATGACGAGATACCTGGCATCGCGTTCGGTTGCTTCTTCGAGCAACTCACTGACCACGACGCCCACTCGACCGACGATTTCGACATCCGTCTCGGCACTTACGACACCCTCTGTCGCGGTCCGCGCAACCGTGGCGGCGTCTTCGACGGCGTCGTCCCTGTAGTACTCGTCGAACGACTCGCGGCGTGATTCGACGATGTCCTCGGGCGTGACGTGTACCACGACAAGTTCGTCATCGTACGCGCGGGCGAGGTCTTCGCCCACGGTGAGGATTCGAGTCGCACGGTCGCTTTCGTCGACTGCAACGATAATTGCCATATTACTCGTTGGCGTGAGGGTGTGATATAGTCATCCCACTCCAGCAAAACTCGTCTTGCAGGAACACTGAAGGTGACAGTCGAAAATGCAAGCGTATGGAGCAGAGAGAAATCACCACCGTCTCAGGCGACACTGTGGCGATACCCGTAGCAGACCGACTGTACATAGATGGCGCCTTCGTCGCAGGCGAGACAACGATTCCAACCACCAATCCGACCACCGGCGACCACCTCGCAGAGCTTCCCGTTGCGTCCACAGAACAGGTCGCCAAGGCCATGACTGCGGCTTCGCGGGCCGCCGAGGAGTGGCAGGCACTTCCGTTTGCTACCCGCGCAGCGCGCCTCGAACTGTTTGCGACGATTCTCGAAGCGAACGCAGACGACATCGCCGCCATCGACGCCGCGGACAACGGCAGCAGTTTCTCGAAGATGCGCGACGACGTAGAGAAATCCGTCCGGGCAATTCGCTACTACGCTGGCCTCGCGGGTGAGTTGAAAGGCGAGACCATTCCAACGCCGGGAGAGACCTTCGATTTCACTCTCAGAGAGCCACACGGTGCGGTGGTGAGCATTCTCCCCTTTAACCACCCGACGATGTTTCTTGTCCGAGACCTCGCCCCCGCGCTCATCGCCGGGAACGCCATCACCATCAAGCCCTCCGAGTACACGTCGCTCTCTGCGCTGTACGTCGCCCACCTCATCGACAACGCTGATTGCTTCCCCGACGGCCTCGTGAACGTCCTCGCCGGCGAAGGTGCCGTCGGGGCGGCGCTCGTCGACCACGAGGAGACGGCGTTCGTTTCCTTCCGTGGAAGCGTCAAGACCGGCCGGAAGGTAATGGCTGCTGCGGGCGCGAATCTGATTCCCTCGATTGTCGAACTCGGCGGGAAGAATCCCGCGATTGTCTTTCCGGATGCCGACGTAGAACAGGTCAAAGACGGCGTGGTCTCCGGGATGTCACTCGCGTGGCAGGGCCAATCGTGTGCGAGCGGCTCGCGCCTGCTCGTCCACGAGGATGTCTACGACGAAGTCGTATCGGGCGTGGTAGAACGCTTTGCAAACACTGCGGTTGGCGACCCCTTTGACGAGGACGTGACCATGGGCGCAATCGTCTCCGAGCCACAGTACGAACAGGTGCTCGACTACATCGAGACGACGAAGGCAGAAGGGGCAACCTGCCTCACGGGTGGCGGCCCCGTTCCTGACCTCCCCGGCTTTTTCGTCCAGCCAACCGTGTTCGAAGTCACCCCCGAGATGACGATTGCGAGCGAGGAAATCTTCGGGCCGGTTCTCTCAGTCATGAAGTGGAGCGAGTACGACGACGTCATCGATCTCGCAAACGCGGTCGACTTCGGCCTCACCGCGAGCATTTGGACGACCGACCTCAACACGGCGCACAAGACGGCCCAATCCCTCGATGCGGGGTATGTCTGGGTGAACCGCCACGGTGGGATCTACCTCCAGACGCCGTTTGGCGGGTTCAAAGACAGCGGCGTGGGCAAACACGGCGGTCTCGGCGGCCTGTTCGTCTACACGCGCGAGAAGAACGTCAACCTCGACCTGTCGGGGCCGCTCGCCTACGAATAATCCCTCTTTTTCGAGAAACCAGGGCGAGGTCGTCCATATTGTTATAACCTTCCACCCGTAACTTCTGTTATTGTGACGAAGCGAGTAATCATCGGGATGACGGGTGCGACGGGCCAAATCTACGGTATCCGTGCGCTCGAACTCCTCAGTGAGACCGATTTCGAGACACACCTCATCTATTCGAGCGCGTCGTTGCTGACGACGAAACAGGAAACTGACTACGACAAAGACGCGCTCGAAGCGCTCGCAGACGAGGTTCACAGCGTCAAAAACATCGGCGCACCGACGGCAAGTGGGTCGTTCCAGACGGAAGGAATGCTCGTCACGCCGTGTTCGATGAAGACGCTCTCGAACATCGCTCACGGCAACTCAGGCAACCTCATCACGCGGTCTGCGGACGTCATCTTGAAAGAACGGCGTCGGCTCGTCGTCATGCCGCGGGAAAAGCCGTTCAACCGTATTCACCTCAAAAACATGCTCGAAGTCACCGATGCGGGTGGCATTATCATGCCGCCGCTCCCGTCGTTCTACAACCACCCAGAGAGCATCGACGAGATGGTGACGAACACCGTCGCTCGGGCGCTCTCGTTGCTCAACGTCGACGTGTCGGTCCAAGAGTGGACTGGCCTGTCGTTCGACTAACAAAGCAGTTGTTTTCTGGAAGCCTGTTTCTCCGGAGCACTGGCTTTCGAGTGTAATCGGCCGAAAAAAGCTGGAAGTTACGCCGCGTTCGAGTCTGAACGCAGTCGCAGCAAGATGGGTGACAGCAGGAACGTCACCGACAGCAGAATCAACAGGATGTCGATTGGCGAGGCGAAGAAGATGCCGTAGTCGCCACTCGAGATGAGGAGTGCTCGCTGGAAACCCCGTTCTGCGATGGGTGCAAGGATGAACCCAAGGATGAACGAGATGAGCGAGTAGCCCCGACGGGCGAGCAGGAACCCGAACAGCCCGAAGAACAGGGCCATTCCCACGTCGAGGATGTTGTTGCGCACGGTGAAACTGCCGATCAGTGCGAACACCACGATGCTGGTGAGGATGACGTCGTTTGGCAGGGAGGTTACGCGTGCGATGTACTTCGCGCCGAACAGGCCGACGAACAGCATGACGATGTCACCGAGCAGGATGGCGATGAACACCACGTACGGGAGCGTCGTCTCAAACACGTTCGGGCCGGGCGTGATGCCGTAGGTGAGCATCACACCGATGAACACCGCGGCCGCCGCTCCGCCCGGGATGGCGAGTGCCATCGCCGGGATGAGCGCGCCCATCGCGCTGCCGTTGTTCGCGGACTCCGCTGCGACCACGCCTTTCGGCTCGCCCGTCCCGAACGTCTCTGGGTGCGACGAGAGGTTGACTGCCGTCAGGTACGACAGGAAGTTCGCCGCAGAGATGCCGAGGCCGGGAATCGCCCCGACGACCGTCCCGATGACCCCACCGCGAATCAGTCCGAACCAGTCGCTGATTGCGAGTTTAACGCCGTCCCAGACGTTGCCCTGCATCTGGCTGCTCGCATCAGTGGCGTCTTCGTTCGATTCGAGGGCGAGTTCGATCGATTGTGAGATGGCGAACAGGCCAACGAGCAAGACGATGAGGTTGATGCCGCCTTGCAGGTAGAAGGTGTCGAAGACGAATCGCGGCTGTGCGCGAATCGGATCGACGCCGATGGTCGCAAAGAAGATACCAAGGCTCATCGCGGCGAGTGCTTTGAGCAGCGAATCGCCGCTCACCGCAGACACCGTCGAGAGGCCGAGGATGGCGAGCCAGAAGAACTCAGGCGGGCCAAACAGCAGCGAGATGTCCGCGAGAACCGGCGCGAAAAACGCGAGGAGAATCAGCCCGACGACAGCCCCACCGAACGAGGCCATCGTCGAAATGCCGATGGCGACGGCTCCCTGTCCCGCGCGCGTCATGGGATAGCCATCGAGCAGTGTGGCCGCAGAGCCGGGCGTTCCGGGCACGTTCACCAGGATTGCGGAGATAGACCCGCCGTAGGTGGCAGAACCATAGATGACAGCCATGATGACGAGGCCGGTCACCGGGTCTAAGGCGAACGTGAACGGGAAAAACAACGCCATCGCGAGCGTTGGGCCAACCCCGGGGAGCGCCCCGAGGATGATTCCGAGAATGCTGATGCCGAAGATGACGAGCAACAGCTGTGGGTTGAGTACGAGTCCGAGAGCTTCGATGATTGCGCCTGTTGTAACCATGATTAGCCAAAGATGAGTTCCAGCAACACGCCGTCCTGGATTGGAACGTTCATGAGCTCACCGAACACAGCGTACACAGACACCATCAAGAAGGCAGAGACGATGGCCGCTCTGCGGTAGTTTTGGGTGCCAACGAAGTAGACGGTCGCAAAGACGAAGACGGGAATCGCATACAGGAAGCTAAACAGATACGCCACGACGCCAAAGCCAAGCATCAGCCCCAGCGTAATTGCAATCTTTCTGTTCTCAGGGCCGTCTACTTCCGGCTCCGGGGCAACTGGCTCGCGTGTTTCTTCTTCGTCGTCATCCGCGGTGGCTTTCAGTTCCTCCCCCATGTCTGCGGCGAGGCCAGTGGTCATGCGCCGAAGTGGAGCAGAGTACTGTTGGGGCAGGACGATGATGCCGAGTTCGAGTATCAGTGCGATGAATCCCACAACGAGAAACACGAGTGGAAACTGCCGTGCGCTTGGTTCATAGGAGGTGGCTGTGTACGCCAGGTACGCGAAGGCGACGAGGAAGAGCACCACCTCTCCGTGGTCAATGAGGAACCGTTTGAGTGAGGACTCCTCCGGTCCATCCTGTGTCTGTGGATTAGTGCTCATAAGAGGAAGTGAGGTTCCAGTAACGTAACTGTTTACTGGGTCAGTTCTTTGTAGCGCTGTGCGGCTTCTTCGAGTTGGTCGATTTGGTCACGCAGCTCTTGAGAGCCTGCGCCAACCACGGAGAGCCCTTGGCCTTCTGCCCACGACTTGTACTCATCCGTCTGCGCCGCGGCGGTGAGCGACTCTTCGAGCTTCGAAATTTTCGCATCTTCGATACCCGGCGGGCCGAACACACCGAGTTGCAGTGCGATGACTGGGATCTCAGAGCCGGTTGCCTCGCTCATCTCGGAGACGGTTGGGGCGTCTGGGAACAACGGACTCGCCTCTGGGCGGTCGATGAACATCACGTCGAGGCGGCCGTCTTCGACGAGGCCGGTCACACCGGTTTCGCCCGCCGTCCCGAAGTCGACGTCACCACGGGCAACCGCGGTCCCGACTTCGGCACCAGAGTCGTAGGGCACGGATTGGACCGTGTTTGCTACATCTACGCCCATCGCGTCGAGCGTTGCGAGTGCGCCGAAGTGGTTCGAACTCCCCTGTCCAACGGTGCCGACTTTTACGGTATCGGAGTTCAGGAGGAAGTCAACGAACGCTTCGAGTGACTCGAAGCGGCCGCTCTCGGACACCCACGCGAAGTACTGCGCGGATGGGATCCCGATGGTGGTGATGTCCGACATCTTGTACTGCGTGTCGTAAATCGCCGCACCGAGAACACCCGTTGGGACGGAGATACACCCGAGGGTGTAGCCATCGGGGTCCTGTTGGTACATGTAGTTCATACCCTGTCGCCCACTTGCACCGGGACGATTGTCGACGACGGTCTGGACGCCGAGTTCGTCCTCGAAGTACTGTTTGATACCTCGATACTGTGTGTCTGTCCCGCCACCCGCACCGAACGGAACTACCATCGTGATTTCGCTCGATGGGTACTCTTCGCCGCCGCCGTTGCCGCCGTCGCCACCGTCACCGCCGTTTCCGCCGTTGCCGTCGTCGCCGCCGTTTCCGCCGTCGCCGCCGTCGCCGCCGTTGCCGCCGTCGCCCGTGCAGCCTGCGATGGCCATCGTGGCGCCGATTGCCCCGGTTGCTTTCAGGAATGTCCGTCGGTTGTAGTCCGAACTACGTGGTTTGGTTTCATCTCTCATGGTCATCTATGTTAAAAGACCAAGTAATAGGTTATATATTTTGCTATTTGCGCAGTGTTTCCAACTGACGGAGTTGACTTCTGCGCCTGTTACGGCGAGAATATATGTCTGCCGCAGCCTAGAGGTTCATTCCGTGTTTTTCACCGCAGCCCGGGTCGTACTCCGCGTGACGTACTTCATCCCGGAGATGACGCCAATCGCGCTACTCAGCAAGAACAGCGCGCCAATCGCCGCGAACGCGAGTTTCGCATCCCAGAAGTCGATGACGACGCCGAGGACAACCGGACTCACCATCGCCCCAAGCGGGAGGCCGGTGTAGACGAATCCGAAGCTCTGCCCGGTGGTGCTGTCGGTCGAAAACGAGTTGATGAGGCGGTCGCGCGATGGGAGGGCAAGCCCGTAGAACAGGCCAACGACGGCGAACAGCGCGACTGCAACCTCGGCGGTCATCGGGAGGACGCCCGCGACTGTGGCGAACGTCGAAAGCCCGGCCAACACGAGCACGGTCGCAATCACGGTGGTTGCTCGATACCGGTCTGCGAGCGCGCCACCGACGAGGACGCCAATCGCCGTAAGCGTAAAGTAACTCGTGAGCGCAGCGTTTCCGACGAACTCATCGAGGCTGAACTCGCTCAGCAAGAACACCCCGGTGAACGTATGGACGCCCTTGTTCGCCATCGTGACGGTGATGAAAAAGGCGAACAGGAGGAGGATGGGGAGTTTCGTCACGGCCGCAAACCGCGACTCGGTCGGGCCGCTCGACTCCGTCTCCGCTTTTGCGCCTGCCATTCGCAGGCGATAGAGCGGGCGCATCGACAGCTGTGAGACAAGCGCGTAGACGACACCGACCGCGCCGACGATGAGCAACGCCGGTTGCCACCCGAGGGTGACGCCAAGCCCCCCGACGACGAACGGTGCGACCGCGAAGCCGGTGTAGCCAGAGAAGGTGTGGAAAGCGAAACTCTTGCCCTCTGCCCCGCCGGTGGTCGCCGCGTCGAGGAGCGCGAAGTCTGCTGGGTGGAACGCAGACTGCCCGATGCCGACGACGAACACCGCCGCGAGCAAGTACAGGTACGACCCCGCCAGTCCCGCGAGCATTGTTCCGCCGCCCACAAGCACGAGCCCCACGATGAACACGCGCTTCGCACCGACTTTGTCTACGAGTACGCCAACGGGAATCTGGAGGATGAACGTCGAAAGTGCCATCACCGACATCAACAGCCCGAGTTCGGTGTTCGAAAGCGCAAATTCGTCGATAAGCAGTGGAAACAGTGGTGGAAACGCGAGGGCGTAGAAGTGCGCAAGAAAGTGCCCACC is a window from the Haladaptatus sp. ZSTT2 genome containing:
- a CDS encoding aldehyde dehydrogenase family protein, with the translated sequence MEQREITTVSGDTVAIPVADRLYIDGAFVAGETTIPTTNPTTGDHLAELPVASTEQVAKAMTAASRAAEEWQALPFATRAARLELFATILEANADDIAAIDAADNGSSFSKMRDDVEKSVRAIRYYAGLAGELKGETIPTPGETFDFTLREPHGAVVSILPFNHPTMFLVRDLAPALIAGNAITIKPSEYTSLSALYVAHLIDNADCFPDGLVNVLAGEGAVGAALVDHEETAFVSFRGSVKTGRKVMAAAGANLIPSIVELGGKNPAIVFPDADVEQVKDGVVSGMSLAWQGQSCASGSRLLVHEDVYDEVVSGVVERFANTAVGDPFDEDVTMGAIVSEPQYEQVLDYIETTKAEGATCLTGGGPVPDLPGFFVQPTVFEVTPEMTIASEEIFGPVLSVMKWSEYDDVIDLANAVDFGLTASIWTTDLNTAHKTAQSLDAGYVWVNRHGGIYLQTPFGGFKDSGVGKHGGLGGLFVYTREKNVNLDLSGPLAYE
- a CDS encoding UbiX family flavin prenyltransferase; translated protein: MTKRVIIGMTGATGQIYGIRALELLSETDFETHLIYSSASLLTTKQETDYDKDALEALADEVHSVKNIGAPTASGSFQTEGMLVTPCSMKTLSNIAHGNSGNLITRSADVILKERRRLVVMPREKPFNRIHLKNMLEVTDAGGIIMPPLPSFYNHPESIDEMVTNTVARALSLLNVDVSVQEWTGLSFD
- a CDS encoding tripartite tricarboxylate transporter permease; the protein is MVTTGAIIEALGLVLNPQLLLVIFGISILGIILGALPGVGPTLAMALFFPFTFALDPVTGLVIMAVIYGSATYGGSISAILVNVPGTPGSAATLLDGYPMTRAGQGAVAIGISTMASFGGAVVGLILLAFFAPVLADISLLFGPPEFFWLAILGLSTVSAVSGDSLLKALAAMSLGIFFATIGVDPIRAQPRFVFDTFYLQGGINLIVLLVGLFAISQSIELALESNEDATDASSQMQGNVWDGVKLAISDWFGLIRGGVIGTVVGAIPGLGISAANFLSYLTAVNLSSHPETFGTGEPKGVVAAESANNGSAMGALIPAMALAIPGGAAAAVFIGVMLTYGITPGPNVFETTLPYVVFIAILLGDIVMLFVGLFGAKYIARVTSLPNDVILTSIVVFALIGSFTVRNNILDVGMALFFGLFGFLLARRGYSLISFILGFILAPIAERGFQRALLISSGDYGIFFASPIDILLILLSVTFLLSPILLRLRSDSNAA
- a CDS encoding tripartite tricarboxylate transporter TctB family protein, translating into MSTNPQTQDGPEESSLKRFLIDHGEVVLFLVAFAYLAYTATSYEPSARQFPLVFLVVGFIALILELGIIVLPQQYSAPLRRMTTGLAADMGEELKATADDDEEETREPVAPEPEVDGPENRKIAITLGLMLGFGVVAYLFSFLYAIPVFVFATVYFVGTQNYRRAAIVSAFLMVSVYAVFGELMNVPIQDGVLLELIFG
- a CDS encoding tripartite tricarboxylate transporter substrate-binding protein is translated as MTMRDETKPRSSDYNRRTFLKATGAIGATMAIAGCTGDGGNGGDGGDGGNGGDDGNGGNGGDGGDGGNGGGEEYPSSEITMVVPFGAGGGTDTQYRGIKQYFEDELGVQTVVDNRPGASGRQGMNYMYQQDPDGYTLGCISVPTGVLGAAIYDTQYKMSDITTIGIPSAQYFAWVSESGRFESLEAFVDFLLNSDTVKVGTVGQGSSNHFGALATLDAMGVDVANTVQSVPYDSGAEVGTAVARGDVDFGTAGETGVTGLVEDGRLDVMFIDRPEASPLFPDAPTVSEMSEATGSEIPVIALQLGVFGPPGIEDAKISKLEESLTAAAQTDEYKSWAEGQGLSVVGAGSQELRDQIDQLEEAAQRYKELTQ
- a CDS encoding MFS transporter, with protein sequence MQREDSSLQGGPDRLVIGLVSGGHFLAHFYALAFPPLFPLLIDEFALSNTELGLLMSVMALSTFILQIPVGVLVDKVGAKRVFIVGLVLVGGGTMLAGLAGSYLYLLAAVFVVGIGQSAFHPADFALLDAATTGGAEGKSFAFHTFSGYTGFAVAPFVVGGLGVTLGWQPALLIVGAVGVVYALVSQLSMRPLYRLRMAGAKAETESSGPTESRFAAVTKLPILLLFAFFITVTMANKGVHTFTGVFLLSEFSLDEFVGNAALTSYFTLTAIGVLVGGALADRYRATTVIATVLVLAGLSTFATVAGVLPMTAEVAVALFAVVGLFYGLALPSRDRLINSFSTDSTTGQSFGFVYTGLPLGAMVSPVVLGVVIDFWDAKLAFAAIGALFLLSSAIGVISGMKYVTRSTTRAAVKNTE